Proteins encoded in a region of the Streptomyces sp. NBC_01471 genome:
- a CDS encoding SDR family NAD(P)-dependent oxidoreductase — protein sequence MTVTEDSQAFGPGIDPERLALCLSVLDELDKIDVDHPDAIAVRRATAGVYRTVKQRRRQERRAAKTAHDKAVTEATATGSAERIDDETQGVLPSSSAVGEIAGILQRPRSCYICKTRYVEVDVFYHQLCRDCAAENRSRRDARTDLTGKRALLTGGRAKIGMYIALRLLRDGAHTTITTRFPKDAVRRFKAMPDSDEWIHRLKVVGIDLRDPAQVVALADSVAAEGPLDILINNAAQTVRRSPQAYSELIAAETAPLPAGELPSSQVIGAFGSGAQVSLPSARPGGLSAQDVAELALVTGSASPARIEAGTAIDAGGLVPDLHDTNTWVQTVEEVDAVELLEVQLCNSTAPFILISRLRPAMAAAAAGRTYVVNVSAMEGIFSRGYKGAGHPHTNMAKAALNMLTRTSGQEMFESDGILMTAVDTGWITDERPHPDKMRLADEGFHAPLDLIDGAARVYDPIVRGEAGEDLHSVFLKDYAPANW from the coding sequence ATGACGGTGACAGAGGACAGCCAGGCATTCGGCCCCGGCATCGATCCGGAGCGGCTTGCCCTCTGCCTCAGCGTGCTCGACGAGCTGGACAAGATCGACGTCGATCATCCGGACGCCATCGCGGTGCGCCGTGCCACCGCCGGTGTCTACCGCACCGTGAAGCAGCGCCGCAGGCAGGAGCGCCGCGCCGCGAAGACCGCCCACGACAAGGCCGTCACCGAAGCCACCGCGACCGGCTCCGCCGAGCGCATCGACGACGAGACGCAGGGGGTGCTGCCGTCGTCGAGCGCCGTCGGGGAGATCGCGGGCATACTCCAGCGCCCCCGGTCCTGCTACATCTGCAAGACCCGGTACGTCGAGGTCGACGTCTTCTACCACCAGCTCTGCCGTGACTGCGCTGCGGAGAACCGCTCGCGCCGCGACGCACGCACCGATCTGACCGGCAAGCGGGCCCTGCTCACCGGGGGCCGGGCCAAGATCGGCATGTACATCGCGCTGCGGCTGCTGCGCGACGGCGCCCACACCACCATCACCACCCGCTTCCCGAAGGACGCGGTCCGCCGCTTCAAGGCGATGCCCGACAGCGACGAGTGGATCCACCGTCTGAAGGTCGTCGGGATCGACCTGCGCGACCCCGCCCAGGTCGTCGCACTCGCCGACTCGGTCGCCGCCGAGGGACCGCTCGACATCCTGATCAACAACGCCGCGCAGACCGTGCGCCGCTCCCCGCAGGCGTACAGCGAACTGATCGCCGCCGAGACCGCGCCCCTGCCCGCGGGTGAGCTGCCCTCGTCGCAGGTCATCGGCGCCTTCGGCAGCGGGGCGCAGGTCTCGCTGCCCAGCGCCAGGCCCGGTGGGCTGAGCGCCCAGGACGTGGCCGAGCTCGCGCTGGTCACCGGCTCCGCGTCGCCAGCCCGGATCGAGGCCGGTACCGCGATCGACGCGGGCGGACTCGTGCCGGACCTGCACGACACCAACACGTGGGTCCAGACCGTCGAGGAGGTCGACGCGGTCGAGCTGCTCGAAGTCCAGCTCTGCAACTCCACCGCGCCGTTCATCCTGATCAGCCGGCTGCGCCCGGCCATGGCGGCAGCGGCGGCCGGCCGCACCTATGTGGTGAACGTGTCCGCGATGGAGGGCATCTTCAGCCGCGGCTACAAGGGCGCCGGCCATCCGCACACCAACATGGCCAAGGCCGCGCTGAACATGCTGACCCGCACCAGCGGCCAGGAGATGTTCGAGTCGGACGGCATTCTGATGACCGCGGTGGACACCGGCTGGATCACCGACGAGCGCCCGCACCCCGACAAGATGCGCCTCGCGGACGAGGGCTTCCATGCCCCGCTGGATCTGATCGACGGCGCGGCCCGGGTCTACGACCCCATCGTGCGCGGCGAGGCGGGCGAGGACCTGCACAGCGTCTTCCTCAAGGACTACGCCCCCGCGAACTGGTAG
- a CDS encoding wax ester/triacylglycerol synthase family O-acyltransferase — translation MSSELLAPLDLAFWHLESPEHPMHLGALAVFGPGPAPGPGPKEVMDLLAERAAAIPRLRMCVRPVLLPLGGAAWSEDKRFDVRRHVRHAALPDGDFAAAANGLAGELMERPLERGCPPWEMYVLSGRPGDPFAVLVKLHHALADGMRAVAIGAGIFDQIAGGRGAGGGPVRPVPPRSRVPGPGKFAGFARERIEELGRAVGIGASVMRASRIDLWAGSALAASSSGTRRLATAVLDQHDVLRVRREAGGTANDVLLAVVAGGLRRWMLERGERLPGADPRALVPVSRRRPGSLPGSGNKLSAYLLGLPVSEPDPWRRLARVRAAMDRNKAAGPARGAGAVAVLADRLPPLAHRVGAQLAGNAARMLFDVLVTSVPLPRSTLSLGGCPLRELYPLAPLAHGQSLAVALSAHGGRVHVGLVADGKAVPDAGRLAQCFSDELAELLKATGERSRTGVDALK, via the coding sequence TTGAGCTCCGAGCTGCTGGCCCCGCTTGATCTCGCGTTCTGGCACCTCGAATCCCCCGAGCACCCCATGCACCTCGGGGCCCTCGCGGTCTTCGGGCCGGGCCCCGCCCCGGGGCCCGGCCCGAAGGAGGTCATGGACCTGCTGGCGGAGCGCGCCGCCGCGATCCCCCGGCTGCGGATGTGCGTACGTCCGGTGCTGCTGCCGCTCGGCGGCGCGGCCTGGTCCGAGGACAAGCGCTTCGACGTACGCCGTCACGTGCGGCACGCCGCCCTGCCGGACGGCGACTTCGCCGCCGCGGCCAACGGGCTGGCGGGCGAGCTGATGGAGCGGCCGCTCGAACGCGGGTGCCCGCCCTGGGAGATGTACGTCCTGAGCGGGCGCCCCGGTGACCCGTTCGCCGTCCTGGTGAAACTGCACCACGCGCTGGCCGACGGGATGCGGGCCGTGGCGATCGGCGCAGGGATCTTCGACCAGATCGCGGGCGGACGCGGCGCCGGCGGCGGGCCGGTGCGTCCCGTGCCGCCCCGCTCACGGGTGCCGGGGCCCGGCAAGTTCGCGGGATTCGCCAGGGAGCGGATCGAGGAGCTGGGCCGGGCCGTGGGGATCGGGGCCTCCGTCATGCGGGCCAGTCGCATCGACCTGTGGGCCGGATCCGCGCTGGCCGCCAGCTCCAGCGGCACCCGGCGGCTCGCCACCGCCGTGCTCGACCAGCACGACGTGCTGCGGGTGCGCAGGGAGGCGGGCGGCACCGCCAACGACGTGCTGCTGGCGGTGGTCGCGGGCGGGCTGCGCCGCTGGATGCTGGAGCGCGGCGAGCGGCTGCCGGGAGCCGATCCACGCGCCCTGGTGCCGGTGTCCCGGCGCCGGCCGGGCTCCCTGCCCGGCTCAGGCAACAAGCTGTCCGCCTATCTGCTCGGGCTGCCGGTGTCCGAACCCGACCCCTGGCGGAGGCTCGCCCGGGTCCGGGCCGCCATGGACCGCAACAAGGCGGCGGGACCCGCGCGCGGTGCGGGTGCGGTGGCCGTCCTCGCGGACCGGCTCCCCCCGCTGGCTCACCGGGTGGGCGCCCAACTGGCCGGTAACGCGGCGCGGATGCTCTTCGACGTCCTGGTGACCAGCGTGCCGCTGCCGCGCTCGACGCTGTCGCTGGGCGGCTGCCCGCTCCGCGAGCTGTATCCGCTGGCGCCGCTCGCGCACGGGCAGTCCCTCGCTGTCGCGCTCTCCGCCCACGGTGGGCGGGTTCACGTCGGCCTGGTGGCGGACGGCAAGGCGGTGCCGGATGCGGGACGCCTCGCCCAGTGTTTCTCGGACGAGCTGGCCGAACTGCTGAAAGCAACGGGCGAGAGATCACGCACGGGTGTTGACGCCCTGAAGTGA
- a CDS encoding alpha-L-fucosidase, translating into MTELPRRHVLGMTAGAAVGAALLAPATADADTGTPGPRTPGTGTAVPGTRTKSGWGAVPAAVPVPLDQWFDNDGIDTADARGGDFDGSGYTFPGEELPSGTVQLNGIGFDLPAATAGAKNNIVALGQRLDVPRGRYLSGAFLVACSYGEVSGQATLHYADGSTGSAGLGGPDWYAGSGPLTAPYRYTPSGGKDQHQVVLGVSELAVDATRELVGITLPKTNPAEADKSALHVFALSLQPAAEGRALAVRDAHSTTSLLESGAQSVEATVVNAGTVAVRGSDALTLSVEVQGARTVVPARVPRLAPGDQARVRIGIRSKPGVKPGTARDGRVVAHGRGSDAAAAASRLTLGVPEFEATDASLSTHRAPYWFQDAKFGIFIHWGVYSVPAWAPVGKQYAEWYWNQMQDPSNPTYAHHRDVYGENFNYDDFIPRFTAEKFDPRSWVELFRDAGAQYHVLTSKHHEGFALWDTKVSDRNAVKMGPKRDLVKELFDASRRYAPELHRGLYFSMPEWFNPDNPWSGELYPPRNPYTLDPVPYTGYTAGKDYIKDYQAPQMLELIHGYDPEVLWCDIGGPNDSHRVLAEYYNNAKDRARPIGVAVNNRSGIGPHDFTTPEYATYDSIVTDKWEASRGLDPYSYGYNQATPDSMYMSAEEIVHTLIDTSSKNGNFLLDIGPRADGTIPEIMQTRLRQTGKWLEVNGEAIHGSTYWARMPQLGEDLRFTVRPGKAFYIHSLVRPGAALTVEAPVPIRSGDRVTMLGYRRPLTWRTRGDKLVIDVPAGARSAGEYAWVFKVEQSG; encoded by the coding sequence ATGACCGAACTTCCAAGACGCCATGTACTCGGAATGACGGCGGGGGCGGCAGTCGGCGCCGCCCTGCTCGCCCCGGCCACGGCCGACGCGGACACCGGCACCCCGGGGCCCCGGACCCCCGGTACGGGAACGGCGGTTCCCGGCACACGAACGAAGAGCGGCTGGGGAGCGGTTCCGGCCGCGGTCCCCGTACCGCTCGACCAGTGGTTCGACAACGACGGCATCGACACCGCTGACGCCCGCGGCGGTGACTTCGACGGCTCCGGCTACACCTTCCCCGGTGAGGAACTGCCGTCCGGCACCGTGCAGTTGAACGGCATCGGATTCGATCTCCCCGCCGCGACCGCAGGTGCCAAGAACAACATCGTCGCCCTCGGGCAGCGGTTGGACGTGCCCCGGGGGCGCTATCTGTCCGGGGCGTTCCTCGTCGCGTGCAGCTACGGGGAGGTGTCCGGCCAGGCGACCCTGCACTACGCGGACGGCTCCACCGGCAGCGCCGGCCTCGGCGGACCCGACTGGTACGCGGGCAGCGGCCCGCTCACCGCCCCGTACCGATACACCCCGTCCGGCGGCAAGGATCAGCATCAGGTCGTTCTCGGGGTGTCCGAACTGGCCGTCGACGCCACCAGGGAACTGGTGGGGATCACCCTGCCGAAGACGAATCCGGCCGAGGCTGACAAGTCGGCACTGCACGTCTTCGCCCTCTCGCTCCAGCCCGCGGCCGAGGGCCGGGCGCTGGCCGTGCGGGATGCCCACTCCACCACCAGCCTGCTCGAATCGGGCGCCCAGAGCGTCGAGGCCACCGTCGTCAACGCGGGCACGGTCGCCGTGCGCGGCTCCGACGCGCTCACCCTCTCCGTCGAGGTCCAGGGCGCCCGTACGGTCGTCCCCGCCCGGGTGCCACGGCTCGCCCCCGGCGATCAGGCGCGGGTGCGGATCGGTATCCGCAGCAAGCCCGGGGTGAAGCCGGGCACCGCGCGCGACGGCCGCGTCGTGGCGCACGGCCGCGGCTCCGACGCGGCCGCGGCGGCGAGCAGGCTCACCCTCGGTGTGCCGGAGTTCGAGGCCACCGATGCCTCGCTCTCCACGCACCGGGCGCCGTACTGGTTCCAGGACGCCAAGTTCGGGATCTTCATCCACTGGGGTGTCTACTCCGTGCCCGCCTGGGCCCCGGTCGGCAAGCAGTACGCCGAGTGGTACTGGAACCAGATGCAGGACCCCAGCAATCCCACATACGCCCACCACCGCGACGTCTACGGCGAGAACTTCAACTACGACGACTTCATCCCGAGGTTCACGGCGGAGAAGTTCGATCCGCGCTCCTGGGTCGAGCTGTTCCGGGACGCCGGTGCGCAGTACCACGTCCTCACCTCCAAGCACCATGAGGGCTTCGCGCTGTGGGACACCAAGGTCTCCGATCGCAACGCCGTGAAGATGGGGCCGAAGCGCGACCTGGTGAAGGAGCTGTTCGACGCCTCCCGCCGGTACGCGCCGGAGCTGCACCGGGGGCTGTACTTCTCGATGCCCGAGTGGTTCAACCCGGACAATCCCTGGAGCGGGGAGCTCTATCCGCCGCGCAATCCGTACACCCTCGACCCCGTTCCGTACACCGGCTACACGGCGGGCAAGGACTACATCAAGGACTACCAGGCGCCGCAGATGCTGGAGCTGATCCACGGATACGACCCCGAGGTGCTCTGGTGCGACATCGGCGGGCCGAACGACAGTCACCGGGTGCTGGCCGAGTACTACAACAACGCCAAGGACCGGGCGCGGCCGATCGGGGTCGCCGTCAACAACCGGTCCGGCATCGGGCCGCACGACTTCACGACCCCCGAGTACGCGACCTACGACTCGATCGTCACCGACAAGTGGGAGGCCAGCCGGGGACTCGACCCCTACAGCTACGGCTACAACCAGGCGACGCCGGACAGCATGTACATGTCGGCGGAGGAGATCGTCCACACGCTCATCGACACGTCGAGCAAGAACGGGAACTTCCTGCTCGACATCGGGCCGCGTGCCGACGGCACCATCCCGGAGATCATGCAGACCAGGCTGCGCCAGACCGGCAAGTGGCTGGAGGTCAACGGCGAGGCCATCCACGGCAGCACCTACTGGGCGCGGATGCCGCAGCTCGGCGAGGATCTGCGGTTCACGGTCCGGCCCGGCAAGGCGTTCTACATCCACTCGCTGGTCCGGCCGGGTGCCGCGCTGACCGTCGAGGCGCCGGTGCCGATCCGCAGCGGGGACCGGGTGACCATGCTCGGTTACCGGCGGCCGCTCACCTGGCGTACAAGGGGGGACAAGCTGGTGATCGACGTGCCCGCGGGCGCGCGCTCCGCCGGTGAGTACGCCTGGGTCTTCAAGGTCGAGCAGAGCGGGTAA
- a CDS encoding helix-turn-helix transcriptional regulator, with protein MYGKSEQRDDYQSVPRPLAAMARDLPDGHHIPPHHHRRAQLIYGTTGAITVVTGHGAWVVPATRGVWVPAGLTHEMSCAGAVAMRTLYIEPQPDLPREPTVVSVSPLLRELIEEATRLPVEYDPESRDGKVMELLLLQLTPHPVPALHLPAPADAALAPLCAAVVQDPGAIWRTTEAAAFAHLSPRTLQRRFPAATGMSLARWVQQARLIHGVTLLARGVPVTSVSGALGYATPSAFTAMFRRALGTSPTGYFAPEC; from the coding sequence ATGTACGGGAAGAGCGAGCAGCGCGACGACTACCAGTCGGTTCCCCGACCGCTGGCGGCCATGGCCAGGGACCTGCCCGACGGCCACCACATCCCGCCGCACCACCACCGGCGCGCCCAGCTGATCTACGGCACGACCGGAGCCATCACCGTGGTCACCGGCCACGGGGCCTGGGTCGTCCCGGCCACCCGCGGCGTCTGGGTGCCGGCCGGCCTGACTCATGAGATGAGCTGCGCGGGGGCGGTCGCGATGCGCACCCTGTACATCGAGCCGCAGCCGGACCTGCCCCGGGAGCCGACCGTCGTCTCGGTGTCGCCGCTGCTGCGCGAACTGATCGAGGAGGCCACGCGGCTGCCGGTGGAGTACGACCCGGAGAGCCGCGACGGCAAGGTCATGGAATTGCTGCTCCTCCAGCTGACCCCGCACCCGGTCCCCGCGCTGCACCTGCCCGCCCCCGCGGACGCCGCTCTCGCCCCGCTCTGCGCGGCGGTCGTACAGGACCCTGGCGCCATCTGGCGGACGACGGAGGCCGCGGCCTTCGCGCATCTGAGCCCGCGCACCCTGCAGCGCAGATTCCCGGCCGCAACCGGAATGAGCCTGGCCCGCTGGGTGCAGCAGGCCAGGCTCATTCACGGGGTGACACTTCTCGCCAGGGGGGTGCCGGTCACCTCGGTATCCGGCGCGCTGGGTTATGCGACACCGAGCGCCTTCACCGCGATGTTCCGCCGTGCACTCGGTACGAGTCCCACCGGGTACTTCGCCCCGGAGTGCTGA
- a CDS encoding SH3 domain-containing protein, whose protein sequence is MSTTAVLRTVRGRNIIAGAGALTTAVALGATLMAAAPAQAAPPRPYGTVTSPTGLIERQFPSTDSSEKGSLPYHRQVGLKCKVRAQNIDGNTVWYLLRDSNVWISARYVDNTGYVNYCKDVLRSSPDLINSVPKGAKG, encoded by the coding sequence TTGTCCACAACCGCTGTCCTCCGAACCGTGCGCGGCCGCAACATCATCGCGGGCGCAGGCGCGCTCACCACGGCCGTGGCCCTCGGAGCCACGCTGATGGCCGCCGCCCCGGCCCAGGCCGCCCCGCCGCGCCCGTACGGGACGGTCACTTCCCCCACCGGCCTGATCGAGCGCCAGTTCCCGAGCACGGACTCGTCGGAGAAGGGATCCCTGCCTTACCACCGGCAGGTGGGCCTGAAGTGCAAGGTCCGCGCCCAGAACATCGACGGCAACACCGTCTGGTACCTGCTCCGTGACTCCAACGTCTGGATCTCGGCGCGCTACGTGGACAACACGGGTTACGTGAACTACTGCAAGGACGTCCTGCGCAGCAGCCCCGACCTGATCAACTCGGTGCCGAAGGGTGCCAAGGGCTGA
- a CDS encoding SpoIIE family protein phosphatase — MVERAEGALSLPSDWPAHPDLSLALNRMGSFDWDLDTGLMHLDQAALDVFDLYADEYDGRPETLARRVPPDESSRLDVMVSQALKSGATFYGVYFRLRRRDGSLRWAHTQGAVRRDVSGRPHRIIGIVRHAAQELADAAVRIALDDEGRRRTSVVAGTTAALAHARTVQDVIDVLNDARGLEYLGATSLVVGLIDGGRIRLVADGPEGSFVPGTRYTRVDEQFPMGEVIRTFAPRFIESAHDFAVSYPGLWPHIKGLGITSAAYLPLIAQARPIGAIGLLYRDKVGFSPDERDLLIALGSSIGQSLQRAVLFEQEHDLAQGLQQAMLPRRIPEVTGGQVAVRYRSAGMGRDIGGDWYDVIPLPGGRFGMIIGDVQGHDTHAAAVMGQLRIVLRAYAAEGHSPATVIARASDFLHQLDTDRFATCLYAEVDLATGVVQLVRAGHVDPLLRAPDGTCRRVPVEGGLPLGLSAEFAELDYPVTTLELDPGHTLLLFTDGLVEQPGADLDDGMRHLTKVVRSGPRDLQLLADQLCDVVDDWGGADDVALLLVRRQGLDAPQSGGRLQQHVAQSDPGALTAARQMIRAAVGAWGAAERADDIELTADELLTNALMHTEGGAVITLRVLSRPHRRLRVEVDDCSSALPRRRDAGETGVSGRGLLLVDRLADLWGVESRGGGKCVWSEFAVPDRTSM; from the coding sequence ATGGTTGAACGGGCAGAGGGCGCCCTGTCCCTACCGTCGGACTGGCCCGCCCACCCCGATCTGAGCCTTGCCCTCAACCGCATGGGCAGCTTCGACTGGGACCTCGACACCGGGCTGATGCACCTCGATCAGGCCGCCCTTGACGTGTTCGACCTCTACGCCGACGAGTACGACGGCCGTCCGGAGACCCTCGCCCGCCGGGTGCCGCCCGACGAGTCGTCCCGCCTGGATGTCATGGTCTCCCAGGCACTCAAGAGCGGAGCCACCTTCTACGGCGTGTATTTCCGGCTGCGCCGCCGCGACGGTTCGCTGCGGTGGGCCCATACGCAGGGCGCCGTCCGGCGTGATGTCTCCGGCCGTCCGCACCGGATCATCGGCATCGTCAGGCACGCGGCCCAGGAGCTCGCGGACGCCGCGGTCCGTATCGCCCTGGACGACGAGGGCCGGCGAAGAACCAGCGTGGTCGCGGGCACCACCGCGGCCCTGGCCCATGCCCGTACCGTCCAGGACGTCATCGATGTGCTCAACGACGCCCGGGGGCTCGAATACCTCGGCGCGACCAGCCTGGTGGTGGGGCTCATCGACGGCGGGCGGATCCGTCTGGTCGCCGACGGGCCCGAGGGAAGCTTCGTGCCCGGCACCCGCTACACCCGGGTGGACGAGCAGTTCCCGATGGGTGAGGTGATCCGGACCTTCGCGCCCCGCTTCATCGAGTCGGCGCACGACTTCGCGGTCTCGTACCCCGGGCTGTGGCCGCACATCAAGGGCCTCGGCATCACCTCGGCCGCCTATCTGCCGCTGATCGCGCAGGCCAGGCCGATCGGCGCGATCGGGCTGCTCTACCGCGACAAGGTCGGCTTCAGCCCGGACGAGCGCGATCTGCTGATCGCGCTCGGCAGCTCCATCGGGCAGAGCCTCCAGCGGGCCGTGCTCTTCGAGCAGGAGCACGACCTCGCCCAGGGGCTCCAGCAGGCCATGCTGCCGCGCCGGATACCCGAGGTCACCGGCGGACAGGTCGCGGTCCGCTACCGCTCCGCCGGGATGGGCCGGGACATCGGCGGCGACTGGTACGACGTGATCCCGCTGCCCGGCGGCAGGTTCGGCATGATCATCGGGGACGTGCAGGGCCACGACACCCACGCGGCCGCCGTGATGGGCCAGCTCCGCATCGTGCTGCGGGCGTACGCCGCCGAGGGGCACAGCCCGGCGACCGTGATCGCGCGCGCCTCCGACTTCCTGCACCAGCTGGACACCGACCGCTTCGCGACCTGTCTGTACGCGGAGGTGGATCTGGCCACCGGAGTGGTCCAGCTGGTCCGCGCCGGGCACGTCGATCCGCTGCTGCGGGCACCGGACGGCACCTGCCGCCGGGTACCGGTGGAGGGCGGGCTGCCGCTGGGGCTCTCGGCCGAGTTCGCCGAGCTCGACTATCCGGTCACCACGCTGGAACTGGACCCGGGCCACACCCTTCTGCTCTTCACCGACGGGCTCGTGGAACAGCCGGGGGCCGACCTGGACGACGGGATGCGGCACCTCACCAAGGTGGTCCGGAGCGGCCCCCGGGATCTCCAGCTCCTCGCCGACCAGCTGTGCGACGTGGTCGACGACTGGGGCGGCGCCGACGACGTCGCGCTGCTCCTGGTGCGCAGGCAGGGGCTGGACGCGCCGCAGAGCGGTGGCAGGCTCCAGCAGCACGTGGCGCAGTCCGATCCCGGCGCGCTCACGGCCGCGCGCCAGATGATCCGGGCGGCGGTAGGGGCCTGGGGTGCGGCGGAGCGCGCCGACGACATCGAGCTGACCGCCGACGAGCTGCTGACCAATGCCCTGATGCACACGGAGGGCGGGGCAGTGATCACCCTCAGGGTGCTGTCCCGGCCGCACCGCCGGCTGCGGGTCGAGGTCGACGACTGCTCCAGCGCACTGCCGCGCCGCCGGGACGCGGGGGAGACGGGGGTGTCCGGGCGGGGGCTGCTGCTGGTGGACCGGCTCGCGGACCTGTGGGGGGTCGAGTCACGGGGTGGCGGCAAGTGTGTCTGGAGTGAATTCGCGGTACCGGACAGGACGTCGATGTGA
- a CDS encoding aldo/keto reductase, with translation MRRNKIGNGTVDVTELSFGAAAIGNLFAPVDSAEATRAVDAAWEAGIRYFDTAPHYGLGLSERRLGDALRDRPRSAYVISTKVGRLLEPGPDEGDDLGNGFAVPATHRRVWDFSADGVRRSIEDSLVRLGTDRIDIAYLHDPDDHAEDAFRHAYPMLEQLRSEGTLGAIGAGMNQTAMLTRFLRDTDADVMLCAGRCTLLDRSALDALLPEAQARGRSVVVGGVFNSGLLADPRPGAPYDYGAAPAGVLDRALRMQALCGRYGIPLRAAALQFPRRHPAVASVLVGTRSDAEVRDAAEMLRLDIPEALWDELLGLRED, from the coding sequence ATGCGGCGCAACAAGATCGGAAATGGCACGGTCGACGTCACCGAACTGTCCTTCGGGGCAGCGGCGATCGGCAATCTCTTCGCCCCGGTGGACTCTGCGGAGGCCACGAGAGCGGTGGATGCTGCCTGGGAGGCGGGTATCCGGTACTTCGACACCGCTCCGCACTACGGGCTCGGCCTCTCCGAGCGGCGGCTGGGGGACGCGCTGCGCGACCGGCCCCGCTCCGCGTACGTGATCTCGACCAAGGTCGGACGACTGCTGGAACCCGGACCGGACGAGGGCGACGACCTCGGAAACGGGTTCGCCGTGCCCGCGACCCATCGCCGCGTCTGGGACTTCAGCGCGGACGGGGTGCGGCGCAGCATCGAGGACAGCCTGGTCCGGCTCGGCACCGACCGGATCGACATCGCCTACCTGCACGACCCGGACGACCACGCCGAGGACGCCTTCCGGCACGCCTACCCCATGCTGGAGCAGCTGCGCTCGGAGGGGACGCTCGGCGCGATCGGCGCGGGGATGAACCAGACGGCGATGCTCACCCGCTTCCTCCGCGACACCGATGCCGACGTGATGCTCTGCGCCGGGCGCTGCACCCTGCTCGACCGGTCCGCCCTCGACGCCCTGCTGCCCGAGGCACAGGCGCGCGGCAGGAGCGTAGTCGTCGGAGGAGTCTTCAACTCCGGACTGCTGGCCGACCCCAGACCGGGCGCTCCGTACGACTACGGCGCAGCCCCGGCCGGCGTCCTCGACCGGGCGCTGCGGATGCAGGCCCTCTGCGGGCGGTACGGGATTCCCCTGCGCGCCGCAGCCCTCCAGTTCCCCCGGCGCCACCCGGCGGTGGCGAGCGTGCTCGTCGGCACCCGCTCGGACGCCGAGGTGCGCGACGCGGCCGAGATGCTGCGGCTCGACATACCGGAGGCGCTCTGGGACGAGCTCCTCGGGCTGCGGGAGGACTGA
- a CDS encoding MFS transporter: MIEPNVSAGQSRASGNRARRLTLLLTATSAVTAANVYLSQPLMGAAAASLGARPDALAAVPVATQLGYAAGILLLVPAGDSHDRRKLILGLGTASAVALAGCALAPSVGWLVVASLAVGLLSPVPQLVTPLAVALAGDGRTGPGAGRIVGTVQGGLLMGVLASRAYSGSLAELAGWRAVFGCSCLLTLLLVLVLRRALPYVPVSSGGASYRATLSSLPRLFLAHPLVRRITVSGALVGIAFGAFWTTLTFLLEQHYRVGPTGVGLFGLVAAASALLSPFAGRLADRIGRRGALAALIGLVVAGWLVLLPGGTRFWWLVAGVVVLDVGVWGGQAVSQTVLFTLDPRIHSRLNTLYFTFRFLGIALGSLAGSLAWAGGGWAAVVATGVVAAVAGLIVGVLPAREGDRPPPGAGAGGPGRPVSERRAGLRRRPYPSRTAWLRR; encoded by the coding sequence GTGATCGAACCCAACGTTTCAGCAGGCCAGAGCCGCGCGAGCGGCAACCGGGCCCGGCGGCTGACCCTGCTGCTCACGGCCACCAGCGCCGTCACTGCCGCCAATGTCTATCTCAGTCAGCCGCTCATGGGAGCGGCGGCCGCGTCGCTCGGGGCCCGGCCCGACGCGCTCGCGGCCGTACCCGTGGCCACCCAGCTCGGCTACGCGGCAGGGATCCTGCTGCTCGTACCGGCCGGCGACAGCCATGACCGGCGGAAGCTGATCCTCGGACTCGGCACGGCCTCCGCCGTCGCGCTCGCCGGGTGCGCGCTGGCCCCTTCGGTGGGCTGGCTCGTCGTCGCGTCGTTGGCCGTCGGTCTGCTGTCGCCGGTCCCGCAGCTGGTCACTCCGCTCGCCGTGGCGCTGGCGGGTGACGGGCGGACCGGACCGGGTGCCGGGCGGATCGTCGGCACGGTGCAGGGCGGCCTGCTGATGGGCGTGCTCGCGTCCCGCGCCTACTCCGGCTCCCTCGCCGAACTGGCGGGCTGGCGTGCCGTGTTCGGATGCTCCTGCCTGCTGACCCTGCTGCTGGTGCTCGTGCTGCGCCGGGCCCTGCCGTACGTCCCGGTCTCCAGCGGCGGGGCCTCGTACCGGGCCACCCTCTCCTCGCTGCCGCGGCTGTTCCTGGCCCATCCGCTGGTCCGGCGCATCACCGTGTCGGGGGCGCTGGTCGGTATCGCGTTCGGCGCTTTCTGGACCACGCTGACCTTCCTCCTTGAGCAGCACTACCGCGTCGGGCCGACCGGCGTCGGGCTGTTCGGTCTTGTCGCGGCGGCCAGTGCTCTCCTCTCGCCGTTCGCCGGGCGGCTGGCCGACCGGATCGGCCGTCGCGGTGCGCTGGCCGCCCTGATCGGGCTGGTCGTCGCGGGGTGGCTGGTCCTGTTGCCGGGCGGCACCCGGTTCTGGTGGCTGGTGGCCGGGGTGGTCGTCCTCGATGTGGGGGTCTGGGGCGGTCAGGCGGTCAGCCAGACCGTGCTCTTCACCCTGGACCCGCGTATCCACAGCCGTCTCAACACCCTCTACTTCACCTTCCGTTTTCTCGGGATCGCGCTCGGATCGCTTGCGGGTTCGCTGGCATGGGCGGGCGGCGGCTGGGCCGCCGTGGTGGCCACAGGAGTCGTCGCGGCCGTGGCCGGTCTGATCGTCGGTGTCCTGCCCGCACGCGAAGGAGACCGCCCGCCCCCTGGTGCGGGAGCGGGCGGTCCCGGTCGGCCGGTCAGTGAACGGCGGGCGGGGCTGCGGAGGCGTCCGTACCCCAGTCGGACGGCTTGGCTCCGACGGTGA